A genomic stretch from Nitrobacter winogradskyi Nb-255 includes:
- the exbB gene encoding tonB-system energizer ExbB, producing MTLSRKRHARVARAAIAGVALLIGAFGPLHAQGLPQATPAITAPHSPSGPPASEISSTTDHLNATSSSPAPASAPSAIIANDSASPHELSPWSMFMSADIVVQLVMIGLAFASLVTWTICIAKLAELSLARRALRAALNKIGDARSLAEAQMALGAREGVLASLLASAMHEARLSAGISSDAGIKERAASSFAEIVRAESRRIRLGMGLLATIGATSPFVGLFGTVWGIMNSFIGISKSQTTNLAVVAPGIAEALLATALGLVAAIPAVIIYNYFARVTRGYTELVGRASGAAGRLLSRDLDRTHGSLTSRAAE from the coding sequence ATGACATTATCGAGAAAGCGCCATGCGCGGGTTGCGCGCGCTGCGATTGCCGGCGTTGCCCTGCTCATCGGCGCCTTCGGCCCGCTTCACGCACAAGGACTCCCGCAAGCCACACCGGCCATCACCGCTCCCCATTCGCCCTCCGGGCCGCCCGCATCGGAGATATCGTCCACCACCGACCACCTCAACGCGACCTCATCGTCGCCCGCACCTGCGTCCGCTCCGAGCGCCATCATCGCCAACGACTCCGCTTCGCCTCACGAGTTATCTCCGTGGTCGATGTTCATGTCGGCGGATATTGTCGTTCAGCTGGTGATGATCGGTCTTGCGTTTGCGTCGCTGGTGACGTGGACGATCTGCATCGCGAAGCTGGCGGAGCTGTCGCTGGCGCGGCGCGCGCTGCGGGCGGCGCTGAACAAGATCGGCGACGCGCGCTCGCTGGCGGAAGCGCAGATGGCGCTCGGCGCGCGGGAGGGCGTGCTGGCCTCGCTGCTGGCCTCGGCGATGCACGAGGCGCGGCTTTCGGCCGGCATTTCCAGCGACGCCGGCATCAAGGAGCGCGCGGCGTCGAGCTTCGCCGAGATCGTCCGCGCGGAATCGCGCCGCATCCGGCTCGGCATGGGGCTGCTCGCCACCATCGGCGCGACGTCGCCGTTCGTCGGCCTGTTCGGCACCGTGTGGGGCATCATGAACAGCTTCATCGGGATTTCGAAGTCGCAGACCACCAACCTCGCGGTGGTGGCGCCCGGCATCGCCGAGGCGCTGCTCGCGACCGCGCTCGGCCTTGTCGCCGCCATTCCGGCGGTCATCATCTACAACTACTTCGCGCGCGTGACGCGGGGCTACACCGAACTGGTCGGGCGCGCCTCGGGAGCGGCCGGCCGGCTGCTGTCGCGCGATCTGGACCGCACCCACGGCTCTCTTACCTCGCGCGCGGCGGAGTAG
- the exbD gene encoding TonB system transport protein ExbD yields MGASIAEGGFDDDEEYGEAHEINVTPFIDVILVLLIIFMVAAPLSTVDLPVNLPTSSATPQKKPDKPTYVSIKADLAVAIGETLVKRVDLVRTLETTPNMTKESFIFLRADRAVPYGDLMDVLEILRTGGYAKIKLVALEGVPDARSVPAANTAGR; encoded by the coding sequence ATGGGCGCATCGATCGCGGAAGGCGGCTTCGACGACGACGAGGAGTACGGCGAAGCCCACGAGATCAACGTCACGCCGTTCATCGACGTGATCCTGGTTCTTCTGATCATCTTCATGGTGGCCGCGCCGCTGTCGACCGTCGATCTTCCGGTCAACCTGCCGACATCGAGCGCGACGCCGCAGAAGAAGCCGGACAAGCCGACCTATGTCAGCATCAAGGCCGATCTCGCGGTGGCGATCGGCGAGACGCTGGTCAAGCGGGTCGACCTGGTGCGGACGCTGGAGACCACGCCGAACATGACGAAGGAGAGCTTCATCTTTCTGCGCGCCGATCGCGCGGTGCCCTATGGCGACCTGATGGACGTGCTGGAGATCCTGCGTACCGGCGGCTACGCGAAGATCAAGCTGGTGGCGCTGGAGGGCGTTCCCGACGCCCGGTCGGTTCCGGCGGCGAACACGGCGGGGCGTTGA
- a CDS encoding TonB family protein, whose amino-acid sequence MPEIVEQPPSGRLWLSAAAAALAIHLGCVALALAHLDTDEAAEDLGAPAIEIGLDLSSPHREVTDLPPGPDTDASMASPALAEQKAVEEETDLPKDTPTESADPDRIVTENESRKPFDDATEKAAKQTQASQESAAAEATAMPSVEQAQESERSVAPQQGTGASARRIRATWQKELVAHLDKHKRYPPDRSQKNAEILVNFELDRMGHVVSATIVNGSGDPIFDQAALAMLRRSDPVPPPPPLIADEGLSFTLPVVFRVKGKG is encoded by the coding sequence ATGCCTGAGATTGTCGAACAGCCACCGTCCGGCCGGCTCTGGCTTTCCGCCGCCGCCGCCGCGCTTGCGATCCATCTCGGCTGCGTGGCGCTGGCGCTGGCTCACCTGGACACGGATGAGGCGGCCGAGGATCTCGGCGCGCCGGCGATCGAGATCGGGCTCGACCTGTCCTCGCCGCATCGCGAGGTGACCGACCTTCCGCCCGGACCGGACACCGACGCGTCGATGGCCTCGCCCGCGCTGGCCGAGCAGAAGGCGGTCGAGGAGGAAACCGATCTGCCGAAGGATACGCCGACGGAGAGCGCTGATCCGGACCGCATCGTCACCGAGAACGAGTCGCGGAAGCCGTTCGATGACGCCACCGAGAAGGCGGCGAAGCAGACGCAGGCCTCGCAGGAATCGGCGGCGGCCGAGGCGACCGCGATGCCGAGCGTCGAACAGGCGCAGGAGTCGGAGCGGTCGGTGGCGCCGCAGCAGGGCACCGGCGCCAGCGCGCGCCGCATCCGCGCCACCTGGCAGAAGGAGCTGGTGGCGCATCTCGACAAGCACAAGCGCTATCCGCCCGACCGGAGCCAGAAGAACGCCGAGATCCTCGTCAACTTCGAGCTCGACCGCATGGGCCATGTCGTCTCGGCCACGATCGTGAACGGATCGGGCGATCCGATCTTCGACCAGGCCGCGCTCGCCATGCTGCGCCGCTCAGACCCCGTCCCGCCACCGCCCCCCCTCATCGCCGACGAGGGCCTCAGCTTCACGCTCCCCGTCGTCTTCAGGGTCAAAGGTAAGGGGTGA
- a CDS encoding glycoside hydrolase family 15 protein, producing the protein MFNSVTTRAIGDYALIGDCETAALVAKDGSIDWLCWPRFDSGACFAALLGTEKHGRWRISPARELTRRSRRYRGDTLILETEFETQEGAVSLIDFMPIRKNRQVSEIVRMVVGKRGRVDMRMEVAFRFDYGRIVPWVSRIEGGLLRAVAGPHSAILKSPVATHGENFTTVAEFSVGEGERVPFVLAHEASHLPPPCICDPEQALDETEAYWSEWSGRCHYDGPWKEAVTRSLITVKALTYRPTGGIVAAPTTSLPEQFGSTRNWDYRFCWLRDATFTLLSLINAGYRTEAESWCDWLLRAVAGAASQIQPLYGIGGEHRNDEVELDWLPGFGGSRPVRIGNGAYSQLQVDVFGSVMDALHAATAFGLDLHEASAGLQRELLKHLESVWREPDEGIWEVRSGRKHFVHSKLMSWVAFDRAVISCERFGLAGPVDRWRALRDEIHAEIIEKGFDAEQGAFMQSYGSKAFDASVLLMPILGFLPPDDPRIVSTTRTIERELSKDGLLRRYDTGKAEDGLPASEGAFLACSFWLADNMILQGREQEARRLFEHLLSLRNDVGLLAEQYDVKRQAQAGNFPQAFSHFALIDTAFNFAGIKGAAREVHMKSQETARTGT; encoded by the coding sequence ATGTTCAACAGCGTTACGACCCGTGCGATCGGCGATTACGCCCTCATCGGCGATTGCGAGACAGCCGCGCTGGTGGCGAAGGACGGCTCGATCGACTGGCTGTGCTGGCCGCGCTTCGATTCAGGAGCCTGCTTTGCGGCGCTTCTGGGAACGGAGAAGCACGGGCGCTGGCGGATCTCGCCCGCGCGGGAGCTCACCCGCAGATCGCGGCGCTATCGCGGGGATACACTGATCCTGGAAACGGAATTCGAGACGCAGGAGGGAGCGGTTTCGCTCATCGACTTCATGCCGATCCGAAAGAATCGGCAGGTTTCCGAGATCGTGCGGATGGTGGTGGGCAAGCGCGGTCGTGTCGACATGCGCATGGAGGTCGCCTTCCGATTCGATTACGGGCGCATCGTGCCGTGGGTCTCCAGGATCGAGGGCGGATTGTTGCGCGCGGTCGCGGGACCGCATTCGGCCATTCTAAAATCCCCTGTCGCGACCCACGGCGAAAACTTCACGACGGTCGCGGAGTTCTCCGTTGGTGAAGGCGAGCGCGTTCCTTTCGTCCTCGCTCATGAGGCTTCTCATCTTCCGCCTCCGTGCATTTGCGATCCCGAGCAGGCGCTGGACGAGACGGAGGCCTATTGGTCGGAGTGGTCCGGGCGCTGTCATTATGACGGTCCGTGGAAGGAGGCGGTGACGCGCTCGCTGATCACGGTCAAGGCGCTGACCTATCGTCCCACCGGCGGCATCGTCGCCGCGCCGACGACATCGCTGCCCGAGCAGTTCGGCAGCACGCGCAACTGGGATTACCGTTTCTGCTGGCTGCGTGACGCGACCTTCACGCTGCTGTCGCTCATCAACGCGGGCTACCGCACCGAGGCCGAATCCTGGTGCGATTGGCTGCTGCGCGCCGTCGCGGGCGCGGCGTCGCAGATTCAGCCGCTCTACGGCATTGGCGGCGAGCATCGTAATGACGAGGTGGAGCTCGATTGGCTGCCGGGCTTCGGCGGGTCCCGCCCGGTGCGGATAGGCAACGGCGCTTATTCCCAGCTTCAGGTCGACGTTTTCGGCAGCGTCATGGATGCGCTCCACGCGGCGACGGCATTCGGCCTTGATCTTCATGAAGCGTCGGCGGGACTCCAGCGCGAACTGCTCAAGCATCTAGAAAGCGTATGGCGAGAACCCGATGAAGGGATCTGGGAGGTGCGCAGCGGTCGCAAGCATTTCGTGCATTCGAAACTGATGTCATGGGTTGCCTTCGACCGCGCCGTGATCTCCTGCGAGAGGTTCGGGCTTGCGGGACCGGTGGACCGATGGCGAGCGTTGCGTGATGAAATTCATGCCGAGATCATCGAGAAGGGATTTGATGCAGAGCAGGGGGCCTTCATGCAGTCCTATGGTTCCAAGGCGTTCGACGCCTCGGTGCTGCTCATGCCGATCCTCGGTTTCCTGCCGCCGGACGATCCGCGTATTGTATCGACCACGCGTACGATCGAACGCGAGTTGTCGAAGGACGGCTTGCTACGGCGCTACGATACCGGGAAGGCCGAGGACGGCCTGCCGGCGAGTGAAGGCGCCTTTCTCGCCTGTAGCTTCTGGCTTGCCGACAACATGATACTGCAAGGCCGGGAGCAGGAAGCGCGCCGCCTGTTTGAGCACCTCCTGTCGCTGCGGAACGATGTTGGTCTGCTTGCCGAGCAGTACGATGTGAAGCGGCAGGCGCAGGCGGGAAATTTTCCTCAGGCCTTCTCGCATTTCGCGCTTATCGACACGGCGTTCAATTTTGCCGGAATCAAGGGTGCTGCGCGGGAAGTCCATATGAAAAGTCAAGAAACTGCTCGAACCGGAACATAA
- a CDS encoding SDR family oxidoreductase, which produces MFAIEQVFRKPIPESLQGKVVMITGGSAGVGRAAARAFAREGANVALLARDVAGLEDAKAEIESFGGEARIFPADVADAEAVFAAAAQCEVELGPIDIWVNNAMATVFSPVEQLTPEEIRRVTEVTYLGYVHGTLAALRHMRPRDRGVIVQVGSSLAYRGIPLQAAYCGAKHAVRGFTDSLRTELLHHRSNVAVTAVHLPAVNTPQFEWARTRMRKAFRPVAPVYTSRAAALAIVHAATHPKREYWLGGTTSLTIIGDMLFPGLLDRFLAREAVDGQQKETEIGANRSDNLFLPVSGRHRTNGAFSAEARPDPAMLSAQTIRFATIAGACVLIGFAGAVLGARRASAARTEKRCRPR; this is translated from the coding sequence ATGTTCGCGATCGAGCAGGTCTTCCGAAAGCCCATTCCTGAAAGCCTTCAAGGCAAGGTGGTGATGATCACGGGCGGTTCGGCCGGGGTGGGCCGGGCAGCCGCGCGGGCTTTCGCGCGCGAGGGCGCGAATGTCGCCTTGCTCGCGCGCGACGTCGCGGGACTCGAGGATGCGAAAGCGGAGATCGAATCCTTCGGCGGTGAAGCAAGGATTTTTCCGGCTGATGTCGCCGATGCGGAAGCCGTGTTCGCAGCGGCGGCCCAATGCGAAGTCGAGCTTGGGCCGATCGACATCTGGGTCAACAATGCGATGGCGACCGTCTTTTCGCCGGTCGAGCAGTTGACGCCGGAGGAGATCAGGCGTGTGACGGAAGTGACCTATCTCGGTTATGTGCACGGCACGCTTGCAGCGCTTCGCCATATGCGGCCGCGCGATCGGGGCGTGATCGTGCAGGTCGGGTCGTCGCTGGCTTATCGCGGCATTCCCCTGCAAGCCGCTTACTGCGGAGCCAAGCACGCGGTGCGTGGTTTCACGGACTCGCTGAGAACGGAACTGCTTCATCATCGCAGCAACGTTGCCGTCACCGCGGTCCATCTTCCGGCCGTCAACACGCCGCAGTTCGAATGGGCGCGCACAAGGATGCGCAAGGCATTCCGTCCGGTGGCGCCGGTCTATACATCGCGGGCGGCGGCGTTAGCCATCGTCCATGCCGCGACACATCCGAAACGGGAATACTGGCTGGGCGGAACGACATCGCTCACGATCATCGGCGATATGCTGTTTCCCGGCCTGCTTGATCGTTTTCTCGCGCGTGAGGCGGTGGATGGACAACAGAAGGAAACCGAGATCGGCGCTAACCGATCCGACAACCTCTTCTTGCCTGTCTCCGGGCGACATCGCACCAACGGCGCCTTCAGCGCGGAGGCACGGCCGGATCCCGCAATGCTCTCCGCACAGACGATCCGCTTCGCGACGATTGCGGGAGCCTGTGTCCTGATCGGCTTCGCCGGCGCGGTGCTCGGCGCGAGGCGCGCCTCGGCGGCACGGACCGAAAAGCGATGCCGCCCGCGATAA
- a CDS encoding cytochrome c oxidase assembly protein: MMMSRERRIAALKSPAALAGWAVLLAAFVSPLCALASALFSARVFHHVLLVALAAPLFALAFPPRATLRRVPVSGLVLIHAICMWVWHTPGPYAFALDSTAAYWMMEASLFLSAFLLWQAVLDRRNHAGAALAALLATVIQMGMLGALLTFAARPLFDHHMTTTLPYGLTPLDDQQLAGLLMWIPASMSYLAAAALLAARMLETHPHPTQSTRPT; this comes from the coding sequence ATGATGATGTCGCGCGAGCGCCGGATCGCGGCGCTGAAATCGCCGGCCGCGTTGGCTGGCTGGGCGGTGCTCCTGGCGGCGTTCGTTTCACCACTCTGCGCGCTTGCCTCCGCGCTTTTTTCCGCGCGGGTCTTTCATCACGTGCTTCTGGTCGCCCTGGCCGCCCCGTTGTTCGCCCTGGCCTTTCCGCCACGAGCCACCTTGCGGCGGGTGCCTGTCTCCGGGCTGGTTCTCATCCACGCGATCTGCATGTGGGTGTGGCACACGCCCGGGCCTTACGCGTTCGCGCTCGATTCCACCGCGGCGTACTGGATGATGGAGGCAAGTCTCTTTCTGTCGGCCTTTCTGCTCTGGCAGGCTGTGCTTGACAGGCGAAATCATGCCGGTGCCGCGCTGGCCGCGCTTCTGGCCACCGTCATCCAGATGGGGATGCTCGGCGCGCTGCTGACCTTCGCGGCCCGGCCCCTGTTCGATCATCACATGACGACCACCCTGCCCTACGGATTGACGCCTCTCGACGACCAGCAGCTCGCCGGCCTCCTGATGTGGATTCCGGCTTCGATGTCCTATCTCGCCGCCGCGGCGCTGCTGGCTGCGCGCATGCTGGAAACGCACCCGCATCCCACTCAAAGCACGCGCCCGACATGA